One segment of Campylobacter hominis ATCC BAA-381 DNA contains the following:
- a CDS encoding fluoride efflux transporter FluC has translation MFYTILCVGTGGFVGAILRFLFYFGFAQFFSQKYIFIATICVNIIGSFIIGFVLNIATTYAINYNFKNFLVTGLLGALTTFSTFTYENAVFLNHGEISKFFLNITMSIILCLIFCFLGIYTAKIIH, from the coding sequence ATGTTTTATACGATTTTGTGCGTTGGAACGGGCGGATTTGTAGGCGCTATTTTGAGATTTTTGTTTTATTTTGGATTTGCTCAATTTTTTTCTCAAAAGTATATTTTTATTGCGACAATATGTGTAAATATTATCGGCTCTTTCATAATCGGTTTTGTTTTAAACATCGCCACGACTTACGCGATAAATTATAATTTTAAAAATTTTTTAGTTACAGGACTTTTGGGTGCTTTGACGACGTTTTCTACATTTACTTATGAGAATGCTGTTTTTTTAAATCACGGCGAAATTTCAAAATTTTTTCTAAATATCACTATGAGTATAATTTTATGTCTGATTTTTTGTTTTTTGGGAATTTATACGGCAAAAATTATTCACTAA
- a CDS encoding HdrB C-terminal domain-containing protein — protein sequence MLDIRLFRFDSNIDFTSYYKPYFYENFDFNTLRALLNDIKSDDPYFEFDGVKFCKINDVVVSLDEKFDVILQNFGECLKIEPLSTYYAYKDLKFSTEEFDKKFEIFSAFNYEKSYYDTLISLSYASDMQKYVDDFFGLSGFVFVKYLLEKFPSKKDEILNIVKAQMPYFTHPNFLNEPFETEKTYDFLCRFLAFRPYKYKKISQIPADFTPKHNFKDFNVAVYGDDLSNFLKIFALKNVKFDAQNSPSGAQIFNVNKEIAIKLASKVLFDAFDSGADFLLVNDERDFEIFDGCSKEIKRFSNRDLPNFYVLKFDEFLALASGEKPASLENHKLKVTLI from the coding sequence ATGCTTGATATTAGACTTTTTAGATTTGATTCAAATATTGATTTTACGAGCTATTATAAACCTTATTTTTATGAAAATTTTGATTTTAACACACTTCGCGCTTTATTAAATGATATAAAATCAGATGATCCGTATTTTGAGTTTGACGGTGTGAAATTTTGTAAAATCAATGATGTCGTTGTCAGCTTGGATGAAAAGTTTGACGTGATTTTGCAAAATTTTGGCGAATGCCTTAAAATAGAGCCTTTAAGCACATATTATGCTTATAAGGATTTGAAATTTTCTACAGAAGAATTTGATAAAAAATTTGAAATTTTCAGTGCCTTTAATTATGAAAAAAGCTATTATGATACGTTGATTTCACTATCTTATGCAAGCGATATGCAAAAATATGTGGATGATTTTTTCGGGCTTAGCGGTTTTGTTTTTGTAAAATATCTGCTTGAAAAATTTCCAAGCAAAAAAGATGAAATTTTAAACATCGTAAAAGCGCAAATGCCTTATTTTACACATCCGAATTTTTTAAATGAACCTTTTGAAACGGAAAAAACGTATGATTTTTTGTGCAGATTTTTAGCGTTTAGACCTTATAAATATAAAAAAATTTCTCAAATTCCTGCCGATTTTACGCCAAAGCATAATTTTAAAGATTTTAATGTTGCCGTTTATGGCGATGATTTAAGCAATTTTTTAAAAATTTTTGCGTTGAAAAATGTGAAATTTGATGCGCAAAACTCACCAAGTGGAGCTCAAATATTTAATGTAAATAAAGAAATCGCTATAAAATTGGCTTCAAAAGTATTGTTTGACGCATTTGACAGCGGCGCTGATTTTCTGCTCGTAAATGATGAACGGGATTTTGAAATTTTTGACGGCTGTTCAAAAGAGATAAAACGCTTTTCAAATCGTGATTTACCGAATTTTTACGTGTTGAAATTTGATGAATTTCTAGCTCTTGCTAGCGGCGAAAAACCGGCAAGTTTGGAAAACCATAAACTTAAAGTTACACTTATTTAA
- a CDS encoding lipocalin family protein has protein sequence MFKKIICFLFFAVFISSCAQKNTDTFKAEVVANFELSKFLGLWYEIANYDGKNDENNVILEFYADKIGEVSVMKSSNIGEKPQKLQVSNLNFPLGSTVGSFEINKFMLKKTYNIVKIEPNYDYALIFSDDGKELFMLSRTKTMPEIIRYLYSQSAKNNGFDLKKLNWVKQK, from the coding sequence ATGTTTAAGAAAATCATATGTTTTTTATTTTTTGCTGTTTTTATCAGTTCGTGCGCACAAAAAAACACGGACACTTTTAAAGCCGAAGTTGTTGCAAATTTCGAACTTTCAAAATTTCTTGGTCTTTGGTATGAAATTGCAAATTATGACGGTAAAAATGATGAAAACAATGTAATTTTGGAATTTTATGCCGATAAAATCGGTGAAGTAAGCGTTATGAAATCATCAAATATCGGTGAAAAACCACAAAAATTGCAAGTTTCAAATTTGAATTTTCCGTTAGGATCCACAGTCGGCAGTTTTGAAATAAATAAATTTATGCTTAAAAAAACTTATAATATTGTTAAAATTGAGCCTAATTACGATTACGCCTTAATTTTTTCAGATGACGGAAAAGAGCTGTTTATGCTTTCTCGCACAAAAACAATGCCGGAAATTATTCGTTATCTTTATTCTCAAAGTGCCAAAAATAACGGTTTTGATCTTAAAAAACTAAATTGGGTGAAGCAGAAATGA
- the truD gene encoding tRNA pseudouridine(13) synthase TruD has protein sequence MANFLYTLSHSPIDAYFTKNSRDFIVREVPLYDFSGDGEHCVICLQKKDLTTFDALHILSEHLGVKIRDFGYAGLKDKDGLTSQFISFPAKFVADIENFSHEKIKILSITKHKNKLKIGHLKGNNFFIRLKKVSQIDAQKIQAALQTIANQGFANYFGYQRFGKFSDNFEQGEKILKGEKKFKNPKMRNFLISAFQSKLFNKYLEKRVEISKMAGEFSGAQLAKIYDLQDDEVSSIINQKQFFKILNGDILGHFPHGKFFVCENLNDEVQRFLRREISPSGLLLGNIKLKSQMLSARFENEIYEKCYAYLPQLNGTFRYLWSFIENANCIYDEQNAQLNLEFYLPKGSYATVILEEILHKEINEI, from the coding sequence TTGGCAAATTTTTTATATACACTTTCACACAGCCCGATTGATGCATATTTTACGAAAAATTCACGCGATTTTATCGTGCGCGAAGTGCCGCTTTATGATTTTAGCGGAGATGGCGAGCATTGCGTGATTTGCTTGCAAAAAAAAGATCTTACCACTTTCGATGCGCTTCATATTTTAAGTGAACATTTAGGAGTTAAAATTAGAGATTTCGGCTACGCGGGTCTTAAAGACAAAGATGGTCTTACTTCGCAATTTATAAGTTTTCCGGCAAAATTTGTAGCGGACATTGAAAATTTTTCGCACGAAAAAATTAAAATTTTAAGCATAACAAAACATAAAAATAAGTTAAAAATAGGACATTTAAAAGGAAATAACTTTTTTATTCGTTTAAAAAAAGTTTCGCAAATTGATGCACAAAAAATACAGGCGGCTTTGCAAACTATCGCAAATCAAGGTTTTGCAAACTATTTCGGTTATCAAAGATTTGGAAAATTCAGCGATAATTTCGAACAGGGCGAGAAAATTTTAAAAGGAGAGAAAAAGTTTAAAAATCCTAAAATGCGAAATTTTTTAATTTCCGCATTTCAAAGCAAACTTTTTAATAAATATTTGGAAAAAAGAGTTGAAATTTCAAAAATGGCAGGCGAGTTTTCTGGCGCACAGCTGGCTAAAATTTATGATTTACAAGACGATGAAGTTTCTTCTATCATTAATCAAAAGCAGTTTTTTAAAATTTTAAACGGCGACATTTTAGGACATTTTCCACACGGTAAATTTTTTGTCTGCGAAAATTTAAATGATGAAGTTCAAAGATTTTTAAGACGCGAGATTTCACCTAGCGGACTTTTGCTCGGAAATATCAAACTGAAAAGCCAAATGCTTTCTGCGCGTTTTGAAAATGAAATTTATGAAAAATGTTACGCATATTTACCGCAACTCAACGGCACATTTCGCTATTTATGGAGTTTTATAGAAAACGCAAACTGTATTTATGACGAACAAAACGCGCAACTAAACCTGGAATTTTACCTTCCGAAAGGCTCATACGCAACCGTGATTTTAGAAGAAATTTTACACAAAGAAATTAACGAAATTTAA
- the cmoA gene encoding carboxy-S-adenosyl-L-methionine synthase CmoA: MKDEIFKNEIKKQFEFDENVASVFDDMISRSVPYYRESCELSGEILARSLKEKAKIIDLGCSTAEFLIALHHKRPDFELFGVDNSESMLKIAKRKSMAHGAKIDFKNEDILNCDLKGFDCAILNYTLQFIRPIKRSDFVAKIYSNLANNGILIMAEKLIYDDKTLAAQMIEIYENYKQKQGYSAFEIAQKRKALENILIPFSETENRQMLKNAGFKIVEVIFKWANFAVFLAKK; this comes from the coding sequence ATGAAAGATGAAATTTTTAAAAATGAGATAAAAAAACAATTCGAATTCGATGAAAATGTGGCAAGCGTTTTCGATGACATGATTTCTAGATCAGTGCCTTATTACCGCGAAAGTTGCGAGCTTTCAGGCGAAATTTTGGCGCGAAGTTTAAAAGAGAAAGCAAAAATTATCGATCTTGGTTGTTCGACGGCTGAATTTTTGATTGCGCTTCATCACAAACGCCCTGATTTTGAACTTTTCGGCGTAGATAATTCTGAAAGTATGCTGAAAATAGCAAAGCGAAAATCTATGGCGCACGGCGCTAAAATAGATTTTAAAAATGAAGATATTTTAAATTGCGATTTAAAAGGCTTTGATTGCGCTATTTTAAACTATACTTTGCAGTTCATTCGCCCTATAAAAAGATCCGATTTTGTAGCGAAAATTTATTCGAATCTTGCAAATAACGGCATTTTAATTATGGCTGAAAAATTAATTTATGATGATAAAACTCTGGCTGCTCAAATGATTGAAATTTATGAAAATTATAAGCAAAAGCAAGGATATTCGGCTTTTGAAATAGCACAAAAAAGAAAAGCTTTGGAAAATATTTTAATTCCTTTCAGCGAAACGGAAAATCGCCAAATGCTTAAAAATGCAGGCTTTAAGATAGTTGAAGTTATATTTAAATGGGCAAATTTCGCCGTATTTTTGGCAAAAAAATAA
- a CDS encoding bifunctional riboflavin kinase/FAD synthetase: protein MGEAEMSRNLQNFMQNITQIAIGNFDGIHKAHQVLIKKLSENGAVVVILNENKNLTPYKFRENFSNLPFIYFELNTLRNLSGGEFLDFLSEKFPHLNKIVVGYDFRFGKDRAFDTNFLRKNFSGEVYVMPEFKIEGIGVHSSLIKDFLDKGELENAKKFLGRDYEISGEIVKGQGLGKVSLVATLNILADNFYLPKNGVYSSFCSLDNSAWQKSVSFIGVRESTDGNFAIETHILENFSDKNYKNCRIKFIKFLRENRKFSDLNALKSQISEDIQNAEISLKGKNER from the coding sequence TTGGGTGAAGCAGAAATGAGCCGAAATTTGCAAAATTTTATGCAAAATATTACGCAAATTGCAATTGGAAATTTTGACGGAATTCATAAAGCTCATCAGGTTTTGATTAAAAAACTGAGCGAAAATGGCGCTGTAGTGGTAATTTTAAATGAAAATAAAAATTTGACGCCTTATAAATTCAGAGAAAATTTCAGTAATTTGCCGTTTATTTATTTTGAGTTGAATACTTTGCGAAATTTAAGCGGCGGTGAGTTTTTAGATTTTTTAAGCGAAAAATTTCCGCATTTAAATAAAATTGTAGTCGGATACGATTTTCGTTTCGGTAAAGATCGCGCTTTCGATACAAACTTTTTGCGAAAAAATTTTTCCGGGGAAGTTTATGTAATGCCTGAGTTTAAAATCGAAGGTATCGGTGTACACAGCTCTTTGATAAAGGATTTTTTAGACAAAGGCGAACTTGAAAATGCAAAAAAATTTCTTGGAAGAGATTATGAAATTTCAGGAGAAATTGTCAAAGGGCAGGGGCTTGGAAAAGTCTCTTTGGTAGCGACTTTAAATATTCTGGCGGATAATTTCTATTTGCCTAAAAACGGTGTTTATTCATCTTTTTGCAGTCTTGATAACAGCGCATGGCAAAAAAGTGTGAGTTTTATCGGCGTGCGTGAAAGCACCGATGGAAATTTTGCAATCGAAACGCATATTTTAGAAAATTTCAGTGATAAAAATTATAAAAATTGCAGGATTAAATTTATAAAATTCTTGCGCGAAAACCGAAAATTTAGTGATTTAAATGCATTAAAATCACAAATTTCAGAAGATATACAAAATGCTGAAATCAGTTTAAAGGGCAAAAATGAAAGATGA
- a CDS encoding peroxiredoxin — translation MLVTKKAPNFTATAVLGDNKIVDDFNLYKNLGPKGAVVFFYPKDFTFVCPSEIIAFDHRYQDFKDRGIEVIGISTDNEFSHLAWKNTPINKGGIGQIKYPLVADITKDIARSFDVLYANAVALRGSFLLDKDGTVRHMVLNDDALGRNIDEMLRMVDTMLFTNENGVVCPAGWNKGKEAMKANPQGVADYLGKNADKL, via the coding sequence ATGTTAGTAACAAAAAAAGCGCCGAATTTCACAGCGACTGCTGTTTTAGGGGACAATAAAATAGTAGATGATTTTAATCTTTATAAAAATTTAGGCCCGAAAGGGGCGGTTGTATTTTTCTATCCGAAAGATTTTACATTCGTATGTCCTAGCGAAATTATCGCATTCGATCACAGATATCAGGATTTTAAGGATCGTGGTATTGAAGTTATCGGTATTAGCACGGATAATGAATTTTCGCATCTTGCGTGGAAAAATACACCTATAAATAAGGGCGGTATCGGTCAAATAAAATATCCGTTAGTAGCCGATATTACAAAAGATATCGCAAGAAGTTTTGATGTGCTTTATGCAAATGCGGTTGCGCTTAGAGGTTCGTTTTTACTTGACAAAGACGGAACTGTTCGCCACATGGTGTTAAATGATGATGCACTTGGCAGAAATATCGATGAAATGCTTAGAATGGTCGATACTATGCTTTTCACAAACGAAAATGGCGTTGTTTGTCCGGCAGGCTGGAACAAAGGCAAAGAAGCTATGAAAGCAAATCCACAAGGCGTTGCAGATTATCTTGGCAAAAATGCCGATAAATTATAA